The Silene latifolia isolate original U9 population chromosome X, ASM4854445v1, whole genome shotgun sequence genome contains the following window.
aaatgaaaataattatatttcgagaaattgaatacataagagattttgataggtttaaatagtgtcATAACGAATATGGGtatgagtatgtatgtacacagtgatcgatagtgcatttgaataatcaaaacaaaagtaatgattattaagtaatatagtattataaacgacatgaaagagtagaaaacacgttacatttttctttaatatcttcaactaaatatgtatacgtcaagtataaaatattgattatgactaacttaatattacttttagttaaatattttatatgttattttttaaatattttgaagttaaatctcaaaaaataatatttgagaaagttcaacctattttgTTTACAGGTCGGTAAACggttaaacatcattatatatagttgtttaaaaaaaacaaaaggtacaaatttcttataaatatgtttgacacatatcacatgcacgatataatcaaaacatttgataagttgagtttggaccatgtatgtttgatacataaatatcacacgttatacataaaaaattaaaaattacataaaattatattcacatcattttgaacaaatattaattgatttgaaacataatgaacgtaaaatgatataatttgaaaACTTAATGTGATTGTTGCGTTATTCGAATaacttttattttaattaatatgatatttgatcagacataaatttatttataaaacgttgatcatgaataattaattatcacttattagttttaattaaaattatatgtattttattttaaagattgaaattaaacctaaaaaaattatttgagaaaaatttatttatttttattaaaagtaaaaatattaaaggtcatatatgaaatagattatttttcttcaattatagtaataaaattttaaaacagaccGTGCGAAACGCGTGATCTACCTAATAAGAAATAAATTCATAGacaattatttaaaaaaataattataGTAATTTCCCACAAATAATTACAGAGATATTACCCATAATTCTTTATTTCGCAAGCTTTAAAAGGAATGTGTGACTACCGTTCAACGAATTTCATCAAAATACAACTTGAGAAACCTATTTACAAAATCACTCCCATCAACAACATTCAAGAACTGGTAAAAAATTTGAGGGGTGGTTTTATATGTAATACATTTTGTTCCATTTGTTACATTTTGTCCTACTGGTTTTGAACAAAATCCTTCACAAGATTTTGAACAAGACAATTTGCAAAACAGTAGAAGACACATGATCCTTCACACGAATGATGAATCGCCCCAGCCACCACCTATAATACCACGACACCACCGCATAACTGCCCATGCACCCAACATTGTCCCACCCTGTCGCCCAACCACCACCTAACATTACTACAATGCGATCAATGCAGCTGCCCAACCCACCCTTTATCTCGCCGAACTTCATTGAACTTTTATCCAAAGAACGGTTTGGGGTCTTTTTCAGCACCCAGCTTTAACCCTGAATCAAATGGTGCCATAGACGTGGTTAGGGGGTATTATAAGTAGACTGATTGAGAATGGTCATGGTGCTATGGGCAGGATGACGGCTTTAAGTTGCCGACATGGTAGCCAAAATACTGGACCAGGAGTAGTGGATGAAGAGAGAGGGTGAGGAATAAGCAAGACCCAAAGGCCTCCTTCAGAATTTGCCTTTCACAAATTTACGCCAATTCAATTCCCATAAATATCAAAAGGCTACCTGTATTTTATTATTACTCGTCATTTTCAGGCTACATAATTCTGTTTCTCATCCCAGCTTTAAGGGGAATAAAGCCACAATTTACAAGAATTGAATTTAATAAATAACAATATAAACTAATTACCGACTTCTGTCCACTACCAACATCTTGATACCCCCTGCTGCATCTGAATCTCATGAAACATGATTATTATCACTGGTCTCACTCTCACCATCAACATGATTCACCTTAGCAAGTCCCGACTTTCCTACATTAACCCCAACTAAATTAGACGATGCTGTACTAGTAGAGTCAACAACGGCAGCTGAATTCATTTCCATTTGACAAATCCTGACTGCCCCAATCAACTTCTCCGGCAGTTCCTCCTCACTTTGAGCCTCCACAAGAAATCCCATGTCAATCGACACCGAGGTCACATACCCGAGTGCCAAATGAACCATTGCACCAGCTATCTTCGAGCTTGATAAGTCCACATCAATTTCTAAGTAATTAGGCCCCCTATGATACCGGCACGTAAGCGCCTTCCCTAATAAACAAGCACTATAGTTACCTACAGCCTTTTTTACAAGCCATGGCCCCTTCACTATCAGATTTACCATCTTCAGCCGGCTATTTCTGAATGCATCATCTCCATTTATGAAATGGTCTAACAATGAACCTGGTTGGATTGGCTCATCTGTGGAGAAGTAGAATACCGCGCTATGATACTCCCTCCCTACACCCAACatatataatataaaaaaaaaaaaaaacatcatttCACAATTTAAAGGCTAGTGCCTATTGTAGGAGAAAGTAGTGAAACAAGAGGACATTTATAGAATTATGCACAACTTTGGCATTATTACTCATGATCACCAACTTAGTAATCGGAAGACGATTAAAAAGAGCAATTCCAAATCATATATATCCTTTAGTCTCTTACTATATCTATATAGGTTCTATTTTTCACATAGTAACAACGGCACAACGCATCTAAGGCAAACACCTCACACAGTGACACAGACACAGGTACACTTTACTGTAACAGATAGTCCTCTGCGTGAATTATATAATTGGCTTTTAATTTCTAAGACGCAATAACACTTTAGAAAACAAATGGCAGAGAACGATATATTAGATTGAGAAAGAATGATCAAATAAAAGAACTATTCCGTGGTAAATATATAGAAATTGTTGGCTTTGAATTACTAAGAAGCAATAACACTTTAGAAAACAAATGGCAGCGAAAGATATATTAGATTGAGAAAGAATGATCAAATAAAAGAACTATTCCGTCGTAAATATGTAGAAATTGTGCCCCAAAGTCCGAAACTGTGCTCCATACCTCAGCATCACTTTGTGCCCTCTGCCTAGGGGTGCATTTAAAACTACAGTATGACGTCAACTGAAATAAAAATTCACTTTCATGGAATGAATCAAGCTTGAATTGCCAAATTCATCAACAGAATAATTTTATAACCCTTTGTTTGGATAGAGAGTAAGGAGCGAAAGAATTACACTCGTTTGATTAGAAAAATGAATGGAGGCAACGAAATGAAGGTAAACATTTCCTGTCGTTACAATTCCCCTAACATAGCATATTTGAAAGGAATTAGGAGCAtaggagggagggagggagggagggaagTGGAACCTTGGTAAACATTTCCCGTCATTTCAATTCCCCATTTCCCACAAATCAAGCTCGTATTCTGGGTTAGCTAACTTGAACAATTTCGGAAACAATCAATGTATTCATGTGctcgaccaaaaaaaaaaaaaaaaatcattccaTATTGCTTCCGATCCACCTAAAGACTGCAGCTTGATATGACGTGACAGTGACAGTGACACTCAACCATAATTACCATAATCTAGGTTTCTCCGTCTTgtacaatcaaacaaaacaacactgCATTTCATAATTCTCcaatgcaaacaaatgattgggacaaagGGAGTAACAAGATAAAATGAACAAGTCAACATGGTCAAAGTAAACAGCAGAAAAATCAAAGATAAAAAGAGtgaaaaaaaaacacaaaccTGGGACTTGAAGATTAATAGCAAAGACAAAACTCTTGAGAAACTGGCCACGTGCGTGGTAGCCCTTGAGCACGTGCATAACGCGATTATCAGGACGTGAGAGCACGTGCTCGAGCTTGGTCGACGACCTAAGCCAGTCAACGGCGGTGGGCTTGAGCAAGTAGTCACCGGCAGGACACTTAGTCTTCTTAGTCATATAGTGTTTAGATCGGAGGGTGAAGCGGTCACCCGGTGGCGACGCCCAACCGTTGGATCCGTTAAGTTCCACGTGGCGTAGTGATCCGCCGTTTATAGTCTCTTCTCTCCAGTCTCCTGTGTTTGAAGCCGTCGCATCGTCGGCGGTTGTGGTGGCGGGGGTTTTACTGGGCATGGGCGTGcacattattatttttattattaattaattattgacTATAGTTGTTAAATAAGTAGTATAATATTTTCTCTCTCTAGAGAGTGTAAACTAAGAATGAGGCAAGATTTTCTCTCCGAATCGGGTTAAGCTGTCACGAGTATTGTGCACCTAGTGTTTAGGTGAGTAGGAGATGATGACGAGATTGTGTTTAGGAAGGTTCAGAGTAGTATCTCAATGAACAATTGATCTCCCCTGTGACGGGtcaccatttgtgacggatattttgtgagataaaatggtaacaaaataggttagtggagaaaggggaccacatgaatagtgttgcagagagagaaaaagtgggtactttatgaggtaaaatggtatccgtcactcaagagtgacggataggtgccgtcacaaatgagaatttgtgctcaaTGAATGAATGTGGACTGCTCAAAACCGAGTTTCTCGGATGTATGCTATTTcactttttcctttattttctacGCTTCTTAGAACAAAAaatttaacacaaattctcatttgtgacggacaatAGCCGTCACAAGCTTATAACAGGTCAAATAAAATCAACATGAGTAGATAAAGACTAGTAAATTATTTATGACTCCTTAGGCACTCTGATTTTTGTGTTATCTAGCCATATTGTGGGTGAGTGATACTTGACTGGTCACAAGTTTGCGATGGATATACTCCCTACGTCCCGTTCATTTATTTACCTGTTTCATTTTGATTGCCTCGATCAGTTGTTTACCTGTCTATTTTAGGGATGCATTTGATGGACAATTTAATCTTACCCAAAAATTAAACACTCCCTACCATTTCGGAAACAATCAATGTATTCTCGCTCGAGGGAAAGCTTATATGTTCGTGAAAGGTGACATAGGTCTTATGGCGATAAGACATGATCATCCAAGAGAAGACCTTCAGTGACTCGATGTGGTGGGCTCAGTGTGGCGGGCTGAGGCTTAACGAAGGCAATAAAAAAACGGTCAATGCTAAGTCTAAAGGCGGTCCGACGTGACACGTTGAGTACTTGAGACACTAGATGTGGACCCAATCCAAAGGCATATTGGAGGCAGAGGAATTAGGTACGCAAGTGTAGCACAATTCCCATGAAAGGAATTGGAACTgtttaaaacaaaataacaacatAATGTAGGTATGAGATTTAAGCGAACCAGTGGTAAAGTAGTTGTGGTTTATATTCCAAGTGGTCTTGTGTTCTAGTCTCCAATTAGTAGAAAAAACACTTCAAATATTTAGTAAAAGTGTGGGGAGTTCTCCATGGAGGTCAAGGttccgagtcaagatgatggtccttggtttgaggggagaaTTGTTAAGGTGTAAATTGATATcctattgatgtgactcatatttgagcacatttagtccccgaattaacctcgttcccatgctttctagcacctattagggtcatttattatctttagtttctcattttgcatattctttgaggttttgtatccttggtaggagaggatcgctaaccttgcatttatggagcgaaatggagctaaatggaacgcatctaatgaccaagcatcgaagaggagaccgacactagaggcctaagcaaataaataaagtgaaatggacaatgatgaaaagatccttgcatccccaacacgatccccgcggttaaggagccaaacaagaggagaaccctgtgccacgatccgagcggcttgagctcaggacgagcataccagagcacgatccgagcgtcccgactgccagcccgagcggatcttcttacaggaccagCCGTGCATCAggtgaggacgagcggatcctggtgggagttgcaaATCTTGAAGCTTCTCTTAgagtcttaatagtcatttaagcccttagtaaccctaatccttgtacttaattttagtataaataccccattgtagtacctagattatcatgaactcttaatcaactcttaatatcatcttaatttagtcttaatttagttgtaatacacttctcaatattaatcacatcttaatctttccttaatttctcaattgttcttagtttagttgggtaattagaagattattggggtttattggaggattgacaaccttccatcaatcatcaagattacttctattattctttgctttattatttggatcatctccataggtataatccctttttacccttgtttaattattgttaatcacatcatttattcatcatgttttgctttgttagtatgattgacaaccttattagcatgctaaacttgatcatgagtgagtagtcctttagctatggttaatggggaattaggggaaacaaacatgggaattgatctatgcttaatctaatatgttttcataattaaattgcttgcttgttgtgatttcaacctatgcacttgttatgtttgatgaaatgcgagcctatgaatcattgcattttttacccatctcttatcttttcaatgaggcttgtaagaaataaaccaactcgagcctcattagaccatgcatagagttgaatagaaggagactaagtcgacttgtaggtgttttacagtctagacgactcggctccgagacctaaatcttcctagggattgtaagatatacactaaatcccatcacaacaataagtgcttgtatctatttgagaacatgtttgtataatctatttccatgaatctcctatgaacctatgacaccctagtgcttttaatcaattatttacaacccctttatttgctttactttgtgataccgtcgtttaataccaaaaataaatacctaagactactaacagaagttagcggaagtaaggtcgatctccacagggaggctctTATATCTATCTGCTAATCTAAGTCTGTCTGGTAACAAATGGGGTtttaaattgatttctaaactaaaagtggTGAAGGCaagagaataagagaaaagagTAGTAAAAGCAAGGATGAGCAAAGTATATGATCAGATAAAGAGAAGAATTCtaggaattcggttcaccatggcagtttactaacttagtcataaatagttcagacgatctaatgcgagaagggtaagggaaaggtccttccggtccgctatccaccctagaaaaCAACCAACTTAACTTCTGTCCTCATtaaggtagtctactgttcataataggtctgttcattccaatcttccgatctaggattgaatttaaccaatttaacgggtttagaagcgtgcactcaactaaacaattaTAGTTATTTTGTTAAAGAATCAGTTCTCTTAATTAATCATCTGGCTTATTCACAAGATCGtcaactcactaccatggctcccctaatcccaacataagggaatttagctactcatgctattaatggcATAAACAATAACAACATTGAATATACTAAAGAAAGGTATGATAGATGAATAACAAAGATGAAGCATAAATTACTAATAAGAAAAGTAAAACAAAGATGAGAGAACAAAGATTAAGAGCAAACAAAAGAATTAAAttaagattaaagagtagagaaGGATTACAAAGTTTAGATCCGGAATAAAGAGGCAAAAGGTAGCAAAGAAGAAGTTCCCGCAGTGattaagagaaagagagtaattaAGCGTAGTCTAATCTGTTTGTTAACCTAATGACCTCTTCCTTAAATAGGGAAGGGATTATTAACTAAAATAATAAACATAACACGGAATAAAATCCCGAGTAAATaagtaaatcactcgatcgaggcatttcattcctctcgatcgagtaaatcttcAGCCAATCCCTTCGATCGAACATACATAGCCTTCGATAGAAAACTCCTAAGTCGGCCTTCttcgatcgagctcagcagggtctcgatcgaactccaactaccgtcaaaaccactcgatcgaccacaatagctctcgatcgagcagttagccACTGAAAAAAGCTTGGACTCCGTTTGGTTAGCTTCCAAGGACCTCCTTCATGCTTCCCGAGGTACGACATTCCGCTCTAAATCTTCATCTCCTTAAAATGCAAGCTAAAAGGACTAAATGAGCCACGATTTCACCACTTtgaggtccattcctgcaaatgaaacaaaacaaaccaaagtagcctattcggggcattttacAATACAAAACAACGAGAatgacatagaaatgcgtgcagtAAGAGGCTAAGACATTAaattacattcatcttgttgattagtttagattacattccatctcaacccaatttgtgacacctaagacatagctacttgcaattgaaaatcctacatcaatacccatcccttgggatcagacctttacttacctctctACTAAGAgcagtttgtgaagttataaatattgttttggttggtagcttttgacgacgagttttaacagagcaaaaaatggcgccgttgccggggacggtgttcaattgatttgattttcgttaattgtttttagttgtgtctttcttaaccttagggaagtcaatctcctcaaggttgttctaattattttcgagttgtttgatattttgcacgactaggagatcacaaggtaatttattacctattgatttcgagattgaaaggaccttaaccaacaatagaagagttgctagaggtacttcaagagttgtaggtattggagagattcTGGACATTCAaacaaataacattgagtttgtcaacccttttgcaagagaaggagaggataacccaattcaaaacccaccacaaaatcaacccacaatgcctaaattttcat
Protein-coding sequences here:
- the LOC141623897 gene encoding protein ENHANCED DISEASE RESISTANCE 2-like — its product is MCTPMPSKTPATTTADDATASNTGDWREETINGGSLRHVELNGSNGWASPPGDRFTLRSKHYMTKKTKCPAGDYLLKPTAVDWLRSSTKLEHVLSRPDNRVMHVLKGYHARGQFLKSFVFAINLQVPGREYHSAVFYFSTDEPIQPGSLLDHFINGDDAFRNSRLKMVNLIVKGPWLVKKAVGNYSACLLGKALTCRYHRGPNYLEIDVDLSSSKIAGAMVHLALGYVTSVSIDMGFLVEAQSEEELPEKLIGAVRICQMEMNSAAVVDSTSTASSNLVGVNVGKSGLAKVNHVDGESETSDNNHVS